Proteins encoded by one window of Girardinichthys multiradiatus isolate DD_20200921_A chromosome 14, DD_fGirMul_XY1, whole genome shotgun sequence:
- the LOC124880983 gene encoding E3 ubiquitin-protein ligase TRIM17-like, producing the protein MSTHSLLTSLPEEHFRCLICVDLFTEPVTTPCGHNVCRTCLSQQWSDSEFYQCPKCNKRFLMKLEFSTNEVIAEMSVQIKRRKTEALESANAPWHVKCDVCTGLRFKASKSCLVCLASYCDGHLEPHQRVPALMRHKLVEPVENLEEKVCEKHARILEFFCRREQVCICLLCCEAEHRDHETVSVEEEGALQKESIKSRQAKINLMINERMEKINEFTYSSEMRQVKVDKETDNAEKLFSNLTGRVQEIQSKLKSNIDEKLQKSNVKVQAMIQELEEEIAALQRKHVQLEELSQNEDPLQLLQTLQTLSSMSETNDWSNTKVYSDLCIQTTRRAMDYLMTSFQTELKILTHIELNRIRQYKESVIFDDSTAGAGLLVTENGTRLKFSKQARSPSYESQRFELPMVFGKNGFNSGRHYWEVQVGFRNNWHVGVALETVSRSDNVIVKKDNGFFSMGKNGFDYYLHCSPSRELHLCTRPRNVGIYLDYEEGRVSFYSLNEKLHINSYVGESFTGKLFPYFYLYSKAKRSEALLLTP; encoded by the exons ATGTCAACACACAGCCTCCTCACTTCATTACCAGAGGAACACTTCCGATGTTTGATCTGTGTGGACCTCTTCACCGAACCGGTCACCACGCCTTGTGGTCATAACGTCTGCAGGACCTGCCTCAGCCAGCAATGGAGTGACAGCGAGTTTTATCAGTGTCCAAAGTGTAACAAAAGATTCCTTATGAAGCTAGAGTTCTCCACAAATGAAGTCATTGCAGAAATGTCAGTCCaaataaagagaagaaaaaccGAGGCACTTGAAAGTGCCAACGCACCGTGGCACGTGAAATGTGACGTGTGCACAGGTTTAAGATTCAAGGCCTCCAAATCATGCCTGGTGTGTCTGGCGTCGTACTGCGACGGACACTTGGAGCCCCATCAGCGGGTCCCTGCCTTGATGAGACACAAGCTGGTGGAGCCAGTGGAGAATCTGGAGGAGAAGGTTTGTGAGAAGCATGCAAGGATCCTGGAGTTTTTCTGCAGGAGGGAACAAGTGTGcatctgtctgctgtgctgTGAAGCAGAACATAGAGACCACGAGACGGTATCTGTTGAAGAGGAGGGGGCTCTGCAGAAA GAAAGCATTAAATCCAGACAAGCAAAAATCAACCTCATGATCAATGAAAGAATGGAAAAGATTAACGAATTTACATATTCATCAGAAATGAGACAA GTGAAAGTAGACAAGGAAACTGATAATGCTGAGAAGCTGTTCAGTAATCTGACGGGTAGAGTGCAAGAGATCCAAAGCAAACTGAAGTCAAACATCgatgaaaaactgcaaaaatccaACGTGAAAGTCCAGGCAATGATTCAGGAGCTAGAAGAGGAGATTGCAGCTCTGCAGAGGAAACATGTGCAGCTAGAGGAACTTTCACAAAATGAAGACCCCCTTCAACTTCTACAG acTTTGCAGACTTTGAGCAGCATGTCAGAGACCAATGACTGGTCCAATACCAAGGTTTACTCAGATCTCTGCATTCAAACAACGAGGAGAGCCATGGATTATCTAATGACCAGTTTCCAAACCGAACTGAAAATACTGACACACATTG AACTGAACAGAATCAGACAATACAAAG AATCTGTCATTTTTGATGACTCCACTGCTGGAGCTGGCCTCCTAGTAACAGAGAATGGAACACGTCTGAAGTTCTCCAAACAAGCCAGGTCACCATCTTATGAATCACAAAGGTTTGAATTACCCATGGTTTTTGGGAAGAATGGCTTCAACTCTGGTCGCCACTACTGGGAGGTCCAGGTGGGCTTTAGAAACAACTGGCATGTTGGTGTTGCCCTGGAAACAGTAAGCAGATCAGATAACGTAATAGTGAAAAAAGACAATGGCTTcttttctatgggaaagaatgGGTTTGACTATTATCTTCATTGTTCACCATCGAGAGAACTTCATCTCTGTACCAGACCGAGAAATGTGGGGATTTATCTGGACTACGAGGAAGGACGGGTGTCATTCTACAGCCTTAATGAGAAGCTGCACATTAACTCTTATGTAGGGGAAAGTTTCACAGGAAAGCTTTTCCCTTACTTTTATCTGTACAGCAAAGCAAAGAGATCTGAAGCACTATTATTGACTCCTTGA